From Piscinibacter gummiphilus:
CCGCACCCGTCAAGCAGTGAGCCCTCCAGATCGTTACGTCGTCGCCGGCAACCCGGTCGAACACAGCCAGTCGCCCTTCATCCACGCCCAGTTCGCCCAGGCGACCGGGCAAGCCGTGGCCTACGACCGGCTGCTGTGCCCGCTCGATGGCTTCGAGGCCACGGTGCAGGCCTTTGCCGAAAGCGGCGGGCGCGGCTGCAACGTGACGGTGCCGTTCAAGATCGACGCCTACCGCCTGGCCGCGCGCCGAAGCCGGCGCGCCACGCTGGCCCAGGCCGCCAACGTGCTGCGCTTCGACGCCGAGGGCTGGTACGCCGACAACAGCGACGGCATCGGCCTCGTGCGCGACATCGAGCGCAACGCCGGCATCGTCCTGAAGGGCCGACGTGTGCTGCTGGTCGGCGCGGGTGGGGCCGCCGCGGGCGCGCTCGGGCCGCTGATCGAAGCCGGCCCGCAGGAGATCGTGGTCGCCAACCGCAGTGTCGACAAGGCCGAGGCGCTGGTGCAGCGGCATGCCGAGCTGGCGCATGCCCACGGCGTGACGCTCTTCGCCCGCTCCCTGCAGGCGGCCGGCAAGGCTTTCGATGTCGTGATCAACGCCACCGCGACCAGCCTGAATGGCGCGGCCATCCCGGTTCCTGCCAGCGTGCTGAGCCGCGGCGGCCTGGCGCTCGACATGATGTACGGCCCGGCCACCCAGGGCTTTCTGCAATGGGCCGAGCAGCACGGCGCCAAGGCGCGCGACGGCCTGGGCATGCTGGTCGAGCAGGCGGCCGAAGCCTTCCACATCTGGCGCGGCATCAACCCCGAGACAGCGCCGGTGCTCGCGGCGCTGCGCGCCCGACTGGCGTCCTCATGAGCGGCGTCGTGCGGCATCTGTTGCGTGTGATCGGCCTGGTGGTGGTGTGCGGCGTGTCGCTGCAGGTCTACTTTCTCGCGCGCATCGGGATGATGAGCGTCGTCGATCCGCAGTCCACCACCTTCCAGCGCTCGGAGATTCGCCGCATCGTGGCCACGCAGCACCAGCTGCTGTGGAGCCAGCGGTGGGTGGATGACGAGCGCATCTCCGACCACCTCAAGCGTGCGGTGATCGCCTCGGAAGACGCAGGCTTCACCGAGCACAGCGGCGTCGAATGGGAGGCGCTGGAAAAGGCGTGGGAGAAAAACCTGCGCGCCGAAGCGCAGGCCGAGCGTGTCAATGAACGCCAGGCGAAGCAGGCGGCGCGCAGCAACCGCCCGCCACCCGAGAAGCCCAAGGCCACGCCCAAGATCGTCGGCGGCTCCACCATCACCCAGCAGCTGGCGAAGAACCTCTTCCTCAGTGGCGAGCGCAACTTCCTGCGCAAGGGCCAGGAGTTCGTCATCACCTTCATGCTCGAAGGCACGCTCTCCAAGCGGCGCATCCTCGAGATCTATCTCAACAACGTGGAGTGGGGCGAAGGCCTCTTCGGCGCGCATGCCGCGGCGCGCCACTACTTCCACGTCGATGCCGACAAGCTCGGCGCCTACCCTGCGGCGCGGCTTGCGGTCATGCTGCCCGCACCCAAACGCTTCGAGAAACGGCCCAACTCGGCCTATGTGATGGGCCGCGCCAGCACCGTCGTCGCCCGCATGGGCGCAGTGGAATTGCCCTGAGCCCGCGGGCCCCGGCTTCCTAGAATCCCGCACATGGGCTCCCAACTCAGCGCCGAAGTGGCCAGCACGGCCGCGCGCCTCATCGTCGAAGAAGGCATGGAGTACGGCCCGGCCAAGCGCCGCGCGGCCAAGCTGCTCGGCCGAGGCAGCGTGCGCTCGGTCGACCTTCCGGGCAACGACGAGGTGGAAGACGAGGTGCGCTCGTACATCGAACTCTTCTGCGCCGACACCCAGCCGGGCGAGCTGCTCGCGCTGCGCAAGGTTGCGCTCCTGTGGATGGAGCGCCTGCAGGACATGCGGCCCTATTTGACCGGCGCCGTCTGGCGCGGCACGGCCACCCGGCTCTCCAGCGTGCACCTGCAACTCTATTGCGACGACTCCAAGCAGGCCGAGCTGACGCTCATCGACAAGCGGGTCGACTACGACGTGGGCACGATCGGCGGCCCGCGGGGCGAGCCGATCGACGTGCTGACCGTCAGCACCATGAGCCCCGAGTTGGGCGAAGCCGTGACCGTGCACATGAGCATCCTTGACCACGACGACGTGCGCGGCGCGCTGAAGTCCGATGCGCGAGGCCAGTCCGAGCGGGGCGACCTGGCGGCGCTGCGCCGCCTGCTGGAAGCGAGCGCGCCATGAACCGACGCCATGCCCTTCTGACCGGCGGTGTGGCATTGGCCGGTGCGGCGGCCGGCGCCGGCTGGGCCTGGTGGCGCCACCGCGAGACCGCGGCCGACGCAGGCGCCGAGCAAGCCCTCTGGCAAGAGCGCTTCGAGCGCCCGGAAGGCGGCGAGCTGATGATGTCGGCCCTGCGCGGCCAGCCCTTGGTGCTGAACTTCTGGGCCACCTGGTGCGCACCGTGCGTCAAGGAAATGCCTCTGCTCGACGCTTTCTACAAAGAGCACAAAGCCAAAGGCTGGCAGGTGGTCGGTCTCGCGATCGACAGCCCGACCCCGGTCCGCGAGTTTCTGGGCAAGCTGCCGATCACCTTTCCGATCGGCTTGGCCGGGCTGAACGGCGTGGACCTGAATCGAGCCCTGGGCAACCCGAGCGGTGCGTTGCCGTTCAGCGTGGCGTTCGACCGCCAGGGAATGGTCATCTTCCGCAAACTGGGCCTGCTCAAGCCCGAAGACCTGGCGCAATGGGCCGAAAAGTTCGCCTCCGGGCAATAAATTGCCTTCGTGCGCGGATCAGCACTCAAAAACGCGTAAAGTTCGGCCTTCGCTTTTGAAGCGAGCCCGGCTTCATGCAAATCCTCGTCCTTCACGGCCCGAATCTCAACCTGCTCGGCACGCGCGAGCCGGCGGTCTATGGCTCAACGACTTTGGATCAGATCAACGCAGAACTTGCGAAGATCGCCGCCGATGCTGGCGCCAAGCTGGAAAGCTTCCAGAGCAACCACGAAGGCGCCCTGATCGACCGTGTGCAAGCCGCGCGGCTCGACGGCACTGACTTCGTGATCATCAACCCCGGCGCCTTCACGCACACGAGCGTGGCGCTGCGTGATGCGTTCGCGGGTGTCGCCATCCCGTTCATCGAAGTGCACCTGTCGAATGTGCACCGTCGCGAGCCGTTCCGCCACCATTCTTATTTTTCCGATCTCGCTGAAGGCGTGATCGTCGGGCTGGGCGCCGATGGATACCGCCTGGCCCTGGGCCATGCGCTCAAGCGCGGCCCGAAGGCCTAGACCAAGGCCCACACCGGCGCGTCGCCCTCGACGGTGACCGACGCCGCCTCATAACGACAGGAGTTGGAGAACACATGGACCTGCGCAAACTGAAGACGCTGATCGACCTGGTGTCTGAATCGAACATCTCCGAGCTTGAGATCACCGAAGCCGACGGCAAGGTGCGCATCGTCAAGAGCGACCCGGCCGCTGCCGTGGCCGCTCAGCCGGTGGTCTACCAGGCCGCGCCGCCGCAAGTGGCTGCCGCGCCTGTGGCGACCCCGGCGGCACCTGTGGTGGCTGCCGCGCCCGAAGCCCCGGCCGCACCGACCGGCCACATCGTCAAGTCGCCGATGGTCGGCACCTTCTACGGGGCGGCCAGCCCAGGCGCCAAGCCCTTCGCCACCGTCGGCACGGTGGTCAAGGAAGGCGACCCGATTTGCATCATCGAAGCGATGAAGATCATGAACGAGATCGAAGCCGACAAGGCCGGCACGGTCACGCAGGTGCTGGCGCAGAACGGCCAGGCCGTGGAATTCGGGCAGCCCTTGTTCGTCATCGAATAAGGCGCGGCTCATGTTCAAGAAAATTCTCATCGCCAACCGGGGCGAGATCGCACTGCGAATCCAGCGCGCGTGCCGCGAGATGGGCGTCAAGTCGGTCGTCGTCTATTCCGAAGCCGACCGCGACGCCAAGTACGTGAAGCTCGCCGACGAGGCCGTGTGCATCGGCCCGGCCGCGTCATCCCACAGTTATCTCAACATGCCGGCGATCATCTCGACGGCCGAAGTGACCGACGCCGAGGCCATCCACCCCGGCTACGGCTTCCTGTCGGAGAACGCCGACTTCGCCGAGCGCGTGGAGCAAAGCGGCTTCACTTTCATCGGCCCGACGCCCGAGTCCATCCGCATCATGGGCGACAAGGTCTCGGCCAAGCAGGCCATGATCAAGTCGGGCGTGCCGTGCGTGCCCGGCTCCGAAGGTGCACTGCCCGATGACCCGAAGGAGATCGTGAAGATCGGCCGCGCGGTCGGTTACCCGGTGATCATCAAGGCCGCCGGTGGCGGCGGTGGCCGCGGCATGCGCGTGGTGCACACCGAAGCCGCGCTGCTGCACGCGGTGCAGACCACCAAGGCCGAAGCGGGTGCCGCCTTCGGCAACCCGGCGGTCTACATGGAGAAGTTCCTAGAGAACCCGCGCCACATCGAGATCCAGGTGCTCGCCGACGAGCACAAGAACGCCGTGTGGCTCGGCGAGCGCGACTGCTCCATGCAGCGCCGCCACCAGAAGATCATCGAGGAAGCGCCGGCGCCGGGCATCCCGCGTCGCGTGATCGAGCGCATCGGCGAGCGCTGCGCTGCCGCCTGCAAGAAGATCGGCTACCGCGGTGCCGGCACCTTCGAGTTCCTCTACGAGAACGGCGAGTTCTACTTCATCGAGATGAACACCCGCGTGCAGGTGGAGCACCCGGTGACCGAACTCGTGACCGGCGTCGACATCGTGCAGATGCAGATCCGCGTGGCGGCCGGCGAGAAGCTGCCCTTCACGCAACGCCAGATCGAGATGCGCGGCCACGCCATCGAGTGCCGCGTGAACGCCGAGGACCCGTACAAGTTCACCCCGTCGCCAGGACGCATCACGACCTGGCACGCGCCGGGCGGGCCTGGCGTGCGCGTGGACTCGCATGCGTACACCAACTACTTCGTGCCGCCCAACTACGACTCGATGATCGGCAAGATCATCACGCACGGCGACACGCGCGACCAGGCCTTGGCGCGCATGCGCATTGCGCTGTCGGAGACGGTGGTCGAAGGCATCCTCACCAACATTCCGCTTCACCGTGAGTTGATGGCCGATGCCAAGTTCATCGAGGGTGGAACCAGCATCCATTACCTCGAGGGCTGGATGGCTCAACACAAGCGCTGAGCCATGCTGGAGCTGTTGCTCGTCGTGCCTGAAGCGCTGGTGGAGCCGGTTTCCGATGCGCTGATGGACGAACTCGAGGCGCTCTCGGTGTCGGTGGAAGACGCCGACGCCGACACCGCCCTCGAGCAGGCACTCTTCGGCGAGCCTGGCATGCCGGCGCCGCGCGGTGGCTGGCAACGCTCGGTGGTGAAGGCGCTGTTCGAGCGCGAAGAGACCGCCACCGAAGCGGCCACGCTGCTGCTCGCACAAGAGTGGGCACAAGACGTCCACGTGCAGTCGCTGCAGGCCGTGCCTGACCAGGACTGGGTGCGCCTGACGCAATCGCAATTCGCCCCCGTTCCGATCACGCCGGACTTCTGGATCGTGCCGAGCTGGCACGAGCCTCCCGCGCAGGCGACGACGCTCATCCGCCTCGACCCCGGCCTCGCCTTCGGCACCGGCACGCACCCCACCACCCGCATGTGCCTGCGCTGGACCGCACAGCACGCCGCACCCTGGCCACGCGTGCTCGACTACGGCTGCGGCTCGGGCATCCTCGCCATCGGTGCGGCACTTCACGGCGCACAGCAGGTCGACGCGGTCGACATTGATCCGGCCGCCGTGGTGTCGACGAAGGCCAACGCGAGCGCCAACAGCGTGACGGTCAACGCCGGTCTGCCCGAGGCGGCGAGCGGCGAGTACGAGCTCGTGCTCGCCAACATCCTCGCCACGCCCCTCAAGCTGCTGGCCCCGTTGCTGTGTGGCCATGTGCGGCCCGGCGGCCACCTCGTGCTGGCCGGCATCCTCGAGCGGCAGGCCGACGAGTTGAAAGAGGCCTATGCCCCCTGGTGCGCACTCGAGGTCAGTGACACCGAGGATGGGTGGATCCTGATGACGGCCCAACGGCGCGTGTGATGCGGCATGGCATGATTTCGCCATGAGCCTGGCCACGCGTTGCATCTCCTGCGGCACCGTCTTTAGAGTCGTTCAAGACCAGCTCAAGGTTTCCGAAGGCTGGGTGCGCTGCGGCCGCTGCAACGAGGTCTTCAACGCGATAGAAGGCTTGTTCGACCTGGAGCGCGACGCGCCGCCCAACTGGAAGCCGCCCCCTGCTCCGCCTGCCCCACCGGCCGCCTCCGTCGCCGCCTCGTACGACCCGCAGTCCGAGCCGCCCGACGACGACGATGTCTTTCAGCTGAGTGACAACGACCGCATCCACTCGCGCTTCTTCCAGCCCGAGCAGGCCGATGTCGACCTGACTCCGGCGCAAGCGGTCAAGCGCCGCGACAAGCGCGACTTCGCCGAAGCACGCTTCAACGAAGCCCTGCTCGACGAGCAACCGCTCGAGTCCGAGACCCGGCGCAAAGGCGGCGGCACCGGCATTCCACGTTCGTCGGTGAAGGCGGCGCGTGCGCAGCTCGAAGCCGCACGCCGTGGGCCGGGCTTCGTGCAACAGGCCAAGCAGCGCGCGCGCTGGCGCAGCCCGGGCATGCGCGCGCTGCTGGGCCTGCTGTTCCTATTGCTGGCCGCCACGCTGGTCGGCCAGGCCGGCTACCACTTCCGCGACCTTTGGGCGGCACGTTGGCCTGCCACCCGGCCCGCCTTGGCGCTCGGCTGCCAATGGCTCGACTGCCAGTTGCAGCCGCCGCGCCGCATCGACGACGTGGTGGTCGAGAGCAGCACCTTGTCGCCGGCCCCCGGGGGCAACGGCTACCGGCTGTCGCTCGTGTTGCGCAACCGCGGCGCGATGACGCTTGCCATGCCCTCGATCGACCTCAAGCTCACCGACTCGACGGAGCAGCTGCTCGCGCGCAGAGCGCTTGCGCCCAGCGACTTCCGCGTCAACCCGCCGGTGCTGGCACCGGGCAGCGAGTCCAACCTGCAGCTGATCTTTTCCTCATCGGACCCGCGCCGCGTCAACGGCTACACCGTCGAAGCCTTCTACCCCTGACGGCGACTGGGCCCGCATCATTCCTTCCACGGAGTTCTTCCATGTCTGCACTCATCTGCGGTTCGCTCGCCTTCGACACCATCACAACCTTCCCGGGGCGCTTTGCCGAGCAGATCCTGCCGGAGCAGGTGCACATCCTGAACGTGTCGTTCCTCGTGCCCACACTGCGCCGCGAGTTCGGTGGCTGCGCCGGCAACATCGCCTACACGCTGCGCCAGCTCGGCGGTGAGCCGCTCGTGATGGCCGCCGTGGGCGCCGACGGGCAGGACTATTTGGCGCGTCTCAAGACCTGGGGTGCAAGCACGGAGTTCGTTTGCACAGTGACGGAGACCTACACCGCGCAGGCCATCATCATCACCGACCAGGACAACAACCAGATCACCGCCTTTCACCCGGGTGCAATGCAGTCGGCCCACCTCACTGCGGTGCCTGCGGGGCGCCCGGACATCGCCATCGGCATCGTCGCACCTGACGGGCGCGACGCAATGCTGCAGCACGCCGAGCAGTTCTCGAAGGCCGGTGTGCCCTTCATCTTCGATCCGGGCCAGGGCCTGCCGATGTTCAACGGCGAAGAACTCAACGCCTTCGTGCAGCAGGCCACCTGGGTGGCCGTCAACGACTATGAAGGCCGCATGCTGTGCGAGCGCACCGGCAAGTCGCTCGAGGCGCTGTCGAACTCGCATCTGAAAGGCGTGATCGTGACCCTCGGTGCCGACGGCTGCGAGGTCTGGCAGAAGGGCCAGCGCACGCACGTGGCCGGCGTGAAGGCATCCGAGGTCGTCGACCCGACGGGCTGCGGCGACGCCTTCCGCGGCGCCCTGCTCTACGGCCTGGAGCGCGGCTGGGAACTCACCCGCTGCGTCGAACTCGGCAACCGCATCGGTGCGCTGAAGATCGCCTGCCGCGGTGGGCAGAACCACGTCATCGACCGGGCAGCGCTCGGCCTCTGACGCAGCGAAGCGTCTCTCACTCGCGGCGCTGGCCTTCGGTCAGTGTGTCGAGCTGGAAGCGGCCGCTGCCGTCCATCAGCCACACGTCCAGATAACGCACACCGCCGCTGATGCGCGCAGGCACCGGCAAGGGCTGCGCGCGCTTGATCATCTCGCGCACAGCGGCCGTGACATCCGGGGCATGCGACGGCTCGCGGATCATGTTGACCTCCACCACCTGGCCTTGCCCGTCGATCACCGTCTCGACCACGGCCACTGCATGCAGCAGCGGAGGCAGCTTGCCGCGGTAGATGCGGTCGGGGTAGGCGTCATAGAGGTGGCGCGCGCCGTCCTGGCGATAGGTCTTGGCATCGGCCGCTTGAGAGGGCTTCACCGCTGCGACCTGCACCGGCTCCGACATGAAGGCGTTCTGAGCCTGCGCCGAGAACGCGACCACCAGCGCCGCGAGCGCGGCCACTGCATGGGTTGGCTGGATCGACTTCATCACTCACCTCCGAACGAAGCTGTCGTTCAAAAAGTGTAGGAAGCCGGTCTGGCGGCGTGCTGTGAGGAAATCACATTGCTGCGCCGCGTCTCATCTCGGTGGATGAAGGTTCGTGACGCAAGTCTCGGCCATAAAAAAACCCGGCCGGAGCCGGGTTTCGTCGAGAGACCTAGTCGCCTCAGGGCTTGGCGCCCGTCGGGAAAGGCCATGCAGCAGCGGGGCTGAGCGCAGTCTTGGCCGCCGGTGCTGCAGCGGGCTTCGCAGCAGCAGGGGCAGCAGGTGCGGCAGCGGCCTTCTTCGCAGCAGGCTTCTTCGCAGCCTTCTTCGCAGCAGGCTTCTTGGCCGCAGGCTTCTTCGCAGCCTTCTTCGCAGCAGGCTTCTTGGCAGCGGCCTTCTTGGCAGCCGGCTTCTTCGCAGCAGCCTTCTTGGCAGCCGGCTTCTTCGCAGCAGCCTTCTTGGCAGCCGGCTTCTTCGCCGCGGCCTTCTTGGCTGCCGGCTTCTTGGCGGCGACCTTCTTGGCTGCCGGCTTCTTGGCGGCGGCCTTCTTGGCTGCCGGCTTCTTCGCTGCAGCCTTCTTCGCTGCCGGCTTCTTCGCTGCGGCCTTCTTCGCCGCGGGCTTCTTGGCTGCGGCCTTTTTGGCGGCAGGTTTCTTTGCAGTTGCCATTACATTTCTCCTTGATCAAGTTGAAAAAGCACTGCGTTGCCCCGACGACGTGTCGACACTCCGCAGCTATTCACCGTCCGAAAGTCTGCCCAGGAGGGGCGCCCCGATCCGGTGAATGGGGTTGCGACGCACTGCTCACCGCTTCTGTGTCGGTGAATCGAATGCATCGCGAATCTTGATCTGCCACAAACGACCTGCTGCGCTTTGCCGCTCAGTGAAACGTCAATCCCACGAGAGCGCGCCACCCGATTGGTACTCGATGACGCGCGTCTCGAAGAAGTTGCGTTCCTTCTTCAGGTCAATCATTTCGCTCATCCATGGGAACGGGTTTTCCTCGTTCGGGAAGAGCTCTTCCAAACCGATCTGCGTTGCACGCCGGTTGGCGATGTAGCGCAGATAACCTTTGAACATCGATGCGTTGAGGCCAAGCACGCCGCGCGGCATGGTGTCTTCAGCGTAGCGATATTCCAACTCAACTGCTTTCATGAAAAGAGCCCGGATTTCCGCCTTGAATTCGGCCGTCCACAAATGCGGGTTCTCCAACTTGATCTGGTTGATGAGGTCGATGCCGAAGTTGCAGTGCATCGACTCGTCTCGCAGGATGTACTGGTACTGCTCGGCGGCGCCGGTCATCTTGTTCTGGCGGCCGAGCGCGAGGATCTGCGTGAAGCCGACGTAGAAGAAGAGGCCTTCCATCAGGCAGGCGAAGACGATCAGCGACTTGAGCAGCGTCTGGTCGTTGGCCGGCGTGCCGGTGTGGAAGTTGGCGTCCATGATCGCGTTGATGAACGGGATCAGGAACTCGTCCTTGTCGCGGATCGACTTGACTTCGTTGTAGGCGTTGAAGATCTCGCTCTCGTCGAGACCCAGCGACTCCACGATGTATTGATACGCGTGGGTGTGGATCGCCTCTTCGAAGGCCTGGCGCAGCAGGAACTGGCGGCACTCGGGCGCCGTGATGTGCCGGTAGGTGCCGAGCACGATGTTGTTGGCGGCCAGCGAATCGGCGGTGACGAAGAAGCCGAGGTTGCGCTTGATGATGCGACGCTCGTCTTCGGTCAGGCCGTTCGGGTCTTTCCAGGTCGCGATGTCGCGCGACATGTTCACTTCCTGCGGCATCCAGTGATTGGCGCAGGTGGCGAGGTACTTCTCCCAGGCCCACTTGTACTTGAAGGGGACGAGCTGGTTGACGTCGGTCTTGCCGTTGATGATGCGCTTGTCGGCGGCCTTCACCCGATGGGTGTCGGTGGTGCTCGTCGAAGCGGTGGAGACAGGTGCAATGGACTCTGCGAAGACCGGAGACGACACGGCCGCACGCGCTTGAACGGGGAGGCTCTGCGCGGGGTTCGTCTTGTGATTGCTCGAGGGCTTAAGGTCTTCTTCCCAAACCAACATGGTGGATTTCCTGTGCGGTTGAATTATCGGAGTGTTGTGTCTAAACACCAAGCACTTATTGACATTGCGGCCGCTTCGCTGTTGCTGTGTCGCATCGAAATTCGATGCTGCACAGCAACTCGCAAAGCGTTGATGAACTCGACGCGAGATGCATCGCGTCGCTCATCACGTCACTGACAAGCCTCGCACGTCGGGTCATCGATCGCACAGAACTTCACGTCGGTCGCGGGCTCCGCATCGACGCTCAATGCAGCCGGCATTGCAGCGACTGGTGCCGCAATCATCGACGACGAAGCACCACTCGACACCGCATTCAGCTGGCCCGCCTTCACCGTCGACTTCTCGGTCTGCGAAGCGCTGATCGTGCGCAGGTAGTAGGTGGTCTTGAGGCCACGCACCCAGGCGAGCTTGTAGGTCTCGTCGAGCTTCTTGCCCGAAGCGCCGGCCATGTAGATGTTGAGCGACTGGGCCTGGTCGATCCACTTCTGGCGGCGTGCCGCAGCTTCCACCAGCCACTGCGTCTCGACCTCGAAGGCGGTGGCGTAGAGGTCCTTCAGATCCTCAGGCACGCGGTCGATGCGGCGCAGCGAACCGTCGAAGTGCTTGAGGTCCATGACCATCACGTCGTCCCAGAGGTTGAGCTTCTTCAGGTCGCGCACGAGGTACTCGTTGACGACGGTGAACTCGCCCGACAGGTTGGACTTGACCGAGAGGTTGCCGAAGCTCGGCTCGATCGAGGCGCTGACGCCGATGATGTTGGAGATGGTCGCGGTCGGGGCGATGGCCACGCAGTTGGAGTTGCGCATGCCGTGCTCGCTGATGCGGCCGCGCAGCAGGCTCCAGTCGAGGCTGGTGCTGCGGTCGACGTCGACGTAGCCACCGCGTTGCTCGGCCAGCAGTTCGAGCGAGTCGATCGGCAGGATGCCGCGGTCCCACAGCGAGCCGCGGTAGCTGGAGTAGCGGCCCCGCTCCTGCGCCAGCTCGGTCGAGGCCCAGTAGGCGTAGTAGCAGACGGCTTCCATCGAACGGTCGGCGAACTCCACCGCCTCTTGCGAGGCGTAGGGCGTGCGCAACTCGTACAGCGCGTCCTGGAAGCCCATGATCCCCAGGCCCACCGGGCGGTGGCGCAGGTTGGAGTCGCGGGCCTTCTTGACGGCGTAGTAGTTGATGTCGATCACGTTGTCGAGCATGCGCATCGCGGTCGCGACCGTCTTCTTCAGCTTGGCGTGGTCGATGACCTTGCGACCGTCAGGCCCGTCCTTCAGGTGATGGACGAGGTTGACCGATCCCAGGTTGCAGACGGCGATCTCGCTCTCGTTGGTGTTGAGCGTGATCTCGGTGCAAAGGTTGCTGCTGTGCACCACGCCCACATGCTGCTGAGGCGAGCGCACGTTGCAGGCGTCCTTGAAGGTGATCCAGGGATGGCCCGTCTCGAACAGCATCGAGAGCATGCGGCGCCACAGGTCCTTGGCAGGCATCTTCTTGAAGAGCTTGATCTCGCCACGCGCAGCCTTGGCCTCGTAGGCGGTGTAGGCCTCTTCGAAGGCCTTGCCGAACTTGTCGTGCAGGTCGGGGCAGGTGGACGGCGAGAAGAGCGTCCAGTCGCCACCTTCCATCACGCGGCGCATGAACAGGTCGGGAATCCAGTTCGCCGTGTTCATGTCGTGGGTGCGGCGGCGGT
This genomic window contains:
- the aroE gene encoding shikimate dehydrogenase — protein: MSPPDRYVVAGNPVEHSQSPFIHAQFAQATGQAVAYDRLLCPLDGFEATVQAFAESGGRGCNVTVPFKIDAYRLAARRSRRATLAQAANVLRFDAEGWYADNSDGIGLVRDIERNAGIVLKGRRVLLVGAGGAAAGALGPLIEAGPQEIVVANRSVDKAEALVQRHAELAHAHGVTLFARSLQAAGKAFDVVINATATSLNGAAIPVPASVLSRGGLALDMMYGPATQGFLQWAEQHGAKARDGLGMLVEQAAEAFHIWRGINPETAPVLAALRARLASS
- a CDS encoding transglycosylase domain-containing protein — protein: MSGVVRHLLRVIGLVVVCGVSLQVYFLARIGMMSVVDPQSTTFQRSEIRRIVATQHQLLWSQRWVDDERISDHLKRAVIASEDAGFTEHSGVEWEALEKAWEKNLRAEAQAERVNERQAKQAARSNRPPPEKPKATPKIVGGSTITQQLAKNLFLSGERNFLRKGQEFVITFMLEGTLSKRRILEIYLNNVEWGEGLFGAHAAARHYFHVDADKLGAYPAARLAVMLPAPKRFEKRPNSAYVMGRASTVVARMGAVELP
- a CDS encoding TlpA disulfide reductase family protein: MNRRHALLTGGVALAGAAAGAGWAWWRHRETAADAGAEQALWQERFERPEGGELMMSALRGQPLVLNFWATWCAPCVKEMPLLDAFYKEHKAKGWQVVGLAIDSPTPVREFLGKLPITFPIGLAGLNGVDLNRALGNPSGALPFSVAFDRQGMVIFRKLGLLKPEDLAQWAEKFASGQ
- the aroQ gene encoding type II 3-dehydroquinate dehydratase, whose product is MQILVLHGPNLNLLGTREPAVYGSTTLDQINAELAKIAADAGAKLESFQSNHEGALIDRVQAARLDGTDFVIINPGAFTHTSVALRDAFAGVAIPFIEVHLSNVHRREPFRHHSYFSDLAEGVIVGLGADGYRLALGHALKRGPKA
- the accB gene encoding acetyl-CoA carboxylase biotin carboxyl carrier protein, with the protein product MDLRKLKTLIDLVSESNISELEITEADGKVRIVKSDPAAAVAAQPVVYQAAPPQVAAAPVATPAAPVVAAAPEAPAAPTGHIVKSPMVGTFYGAASPGAKPFATVGTVVKEGDPICIIEAMKIMNEIEADKAGTVTQVLAQNGQAVEFGQPLFVIE
- the accC gene encoding acetyl-CoA carboxylase biotin carboxylase subunit; translation: MFKKILIANRGEIALRIQRACREMGVKSVVVYSEADRDAKYVKLADEAVCIGPAASSHSYLNMPAIISTAEVTDAEAIHPGYGFLSENADFAERVEQSGFTFIGPTPESIRIMGDKVSAKQAMIKSGVPCVPGSEGALPDDPKEIVKIGRAVGYPVIIKAAGGGGGRGMRVVHTEAALLHAVQTTKAEAGAAFGNPAVYMEKFLENPRHIEIQVLADEHKNAVWLGERDCSMQRRHQKIIEEAPAPGIPRRVIERIGERCAAACKKIGYRGAGTFEFLYENGEFYFIEMNTRVQVEHPVTELVTGVDIVQMQIRVAAGEKLPFTQRQIEMRGHAIECRVNAEDPYKFTPSPGRITTWHAPGGPGVRVDSHAYTNYFVPPNYDSMIGKIITHGDTRDQALARMRIALSETVVEGILTNIPLHRELMADAKFIEGGTSIHYLEGWMAQHKR
- the prmA gene encoding 50S ribosomal protein L11 methyltransferase, which codes for MLELLLVVPEALVEPVSDALMDELEALSVSVEDADADTALEQALFGEPGMPAPRGGWQRSVVKALFEREETATEAATLLLAQEWAQDVHVQSLQAVPDQDWVRLTQSQFAPVPITPDFWIVPSWHEPPAQATTLIRLDPGLAFGTGTHPTTRMCLRWTAQHAAPWPRVLDYGCGSGILAIGAALHGAQQVDAVDIDPAAVVSTKANASANSVTVNAGLPEAASGEYELVLANILATPLKLLAPLLCGHVRPGGHLVLAGILERQADELKEAYAPWCALEVSDTEDGWILMTAQRRV
- a CDS encoding zinc-ribbon and DUF3426 domain-containing protein translates to MSLATRCISCGTVFRVVQDQLKVSEGWVRCGRCNEVFNAIEGLFDLERDAPPNWKPPPAPPAPPAASVAASYDPQSEPPDDDDVFQLSDNDRIHSRFFQPEQADVDLTPAQAVKRRDKRDFAEARFNEALLDEQPLESETRRKGGGTGIPRSSVKAARAQLEAARRGPGFVQQAKQRARWRSPGMRALLGLLFLLLAATLVGQAGYHFRDLWAARWPATRPALALGCQWLDCQLQPPRRIDDVVVESSTLSPAPGGNGYRLSLVLRNRGAMTLAMPSIDLKLTDSTEQLLARRALAPSDFRVNPPVLAPGSESNLQLIFSSSDPRRVNGYTVEAFYP
- a CDS encoding carbohydrate kinase family protein; this encodes MSALICGSLAFDTITTFPGRFAEQILPEQVHILNVSFLVPTLRREFGGCAGNIAYTLRQLGGEPLVMAAVGADGQDYLARLKTWGASTEFVCTVTETYTAQAIIITDQDNNQITAFHPGAMQSAHLTAVPAGRPDIAIGIVAPDGRDAMLQHAEQFSKAGVPFIFDPGQGLPMFNGEELNAFVQQATWVAVNDYEGRMLCERTGKSLEALSNSHLKGVIVTLGADGCEVWQKGQRTHVAGVKASEVVDPTGCGDAFRGALLYGLERGWELTRCVELGNRIGALKIACRGGQNHVIDRAALGL
- a CDS encoding histone H1-like DNA-binding protein; the protein is MATAKKPAAKKAAAKKPAAKKAAAKKPAAKKAAAKKPAAKKAAAKKPAAKKVAAKKPAAKKAAAKKPAAKKAAAKKPAAKKAAAKKPAAKKAAAKKPAAKKAAKKPAAKKPAAKKAAKKPAAKKAAAAPAAPAAAKPAAAPAAKTALSPAAAWPFPTGAKP
- a CDS encoding ribonucleotide-diphosphate reductase subunit beta — protein: MLVWEEDLKPSSNHKTNPAQSLPVQARAAVSSPVFAESIAPVSTASTSTTDTHRVKAADKRIINGKTDVNQLVPFKYKWAWEKYLATCANHWMPQEVNMSRDIATWKDPNGLTEDERRIIKRNLGFFVTADSLAANNIVLGTYRHITAPECRQFLLRQAFEEAIHTHAYQYIVESLGLDESEIFNAYNEVKSIRDKDEFLIPFINAIMDANFHTGTPANDQTLLKSLIVFACLMEGLFFYVGFTQILALGRQNKMTGAAEQYQYILRDESMHCNFGIDLINQIKLENPHLWTAEFKAEIRALFMKAVELEYRYAEDTMPRGVLGLNASMFKGYLRYIANRRATQIGLEELFPNEENPFPWMSEMIDLKKERNFFETRVIEYQSGGALSWD